The following are from one region of the Edwardsiella tarda ATCC 15947 = NBRC 105688 genome:
- the acrD gene encoding multidrug efflux RND transporter permease AcrD, with protein sequence MAKFFIDRPIFAWVIAIIISLAGLLAIRDLPIEQYPDLAPPTVRISASYPGASAQTLENTVTQIIEQNMTGLDGLMYMSSQSSSSGSASITLTFQSGTDPNEAMQQVQNQLSAATRKLPQEVQQQGIRVSKSGDSSLMTVAFVSTDGSMDRQDIADYVASNLQDPISRIEGVGSVDAFGSQYAMRIWLDPIKLNQFALTTQDVVQAIKSQNSQIAVGQIGATPALPGQALNATLMAQSQLQTPKQFRAITLRVNSDGSLVTLGDVAQVELGAEKYDYLSRFNGKPATGMSIKLASGANELATDARVKAKLAQLEPYFPHGLKVEYAYETTPFVKAAIQDVVKTLFEAILLVFLVMYLFLQNLRATLIPTIAVPVVLLGTFAVLLAMGYSINTLTMFAMVLAIGLLVDDAIVVVENVERVMSEEGLSAREATRKSMDQIQGALVGIALVLSAVFVPMAFFGGTTGAIYRQFSITIVSAMIFSVLVALILTPALCATLLRPIDKTQLHGKKGFFGWFNRTFERSALRYENGVERVVRNAGRSMLLYLLILAGLGTLYLHLPTSFLPLEDRRVFMTQIQLPVGSTQQETLKVVEKVEHYLLVDEGKDVQSVFSIVGAGPGGNGQNVARMFVRLKPWEQRPNDSDSAAAIVERASKAFAQIREARVFASSPSAISGLGSTAGFDMELEDHAGLGHDALMQARDQLLAAAAKQPALTRVRHNGMDDSPQLQVNIDQRKAQALGVNIDDINDTLKTAWGSTYVNDFLNRGRVKKVYVQGEAAYRMLPSDIDKWYVRNAQGAMVPFSAFASTDWRYGSPRLERYNGAAAVEIVGEAAPGISTGHAMDIMEQLVSELPSGFGLEWTGMSYQERLSGAQAPALYALSLLVVFLCLAALYESWSIPFSVMLVVPLGVLGAVCATWLRGLENDVYFQVGLLTIIGLSAKNAILIVEFANELNRNGKDLLAATLQACRLRLRPILMTSLAFIFGVLPLATSHGAGSASQHAVGTGVLGGMVAATLLSIYFVPLFFILVRRRFPGKPSHHA encoded by the coding sequence ATGGCTAAATTTTTTATCGATCGCCCCATCTTTGCCTGGGTTATCGCCATCATCATTAGCCTGGCCGGCCTGTTGGCCATCCGCGATCTCCCGATTGAACAGTATCCTGACTTGGCACCGCCGACGGTACGCATCAGCGCCTCTTACCCCGGCGCCTCGGCACAGACGCTGGAAAACACCGTCACCCAGATCATCGAGCAGAACATGACCGGCCTGGATGGACTGATGTATATGTCCTCGCAGAGCAGCAGCAGCGGCAGCGCCTCCATCACCCTGACCTTCCAATCCGGCACCGATCCCAATGAGGCGATGCAACAGGTACAGAATCAGCTCAGCGCCGCCACCCGCAAGCTACCCCAAGAGGTACAGCAACAGGGGATCCGGGTCAGCAAGTCGGGGGACAGTAGCCTGATGACGGTGGCCTTCGTCTCCACCGATGGCAGCATGGATCGCCAGGATATCGCCGACTATGTCGCCAGTAACCTGCAAGATCCCATCAGCCGCATCGAAGGCGTGGGCAGCGTCGATGCCTTCGGCTCCCAATACGCCATGCGCATCTGGCTCGACCCGATTAAGCTCAACCAGTTCGCCCTGACGACCCAAGACGTCGTCCAGGCCATCAAGAGCCAGAATAGCCAGATCGCCGTCGGCCAGATCGGCGCCACCCCGGCACTGCCCGGCCAGGCGCTCAACGCCACCTTGATGGCGCAGTCTCAGTTGCAGACGCCGAAGCAATTCCGCGCCATCACCCTGCGGGTCAACAGCGACGGCTCGCTGGTCACGCTCGGCGATGTGGCGCAGGTCGAGCTGGGCGCGGAAAAGTACGACTATCTGTCACGCTTTAACGGCAAGCCAGCCACGGGGATGAGTATCAAGCTGGCCTCCGGCGCCAACGAACTGGCCACCGACGCCCGCGTGAAGGCCAAGCTAGCTCAGTTGGAACCCTACTTCCCTCACGGCCTCAAAGTCGAATACGCCTACGAGACCACGCCCTTTGTCAAAGCGGCGATCCAGGATGTGGTGAAGACCCTGTTCGAGGCCATCCTGTTGGTATTCCTGGTGATGTACCTCTTCCTGCAGAACCTGCGCGCCACCTTGATCCCCACCATCGCCGTGCCGGTGGTCTTGCTGGGGACCTTCGCGGTGTTGCTCGCCATGGGCTATAGCATCAATACGCTCACCATGTTCGCCATGGTGCTGGCGATAGGGCTATTGGTGGATGACGCCATCGTGGTGGTAGAGAACGTCGAACGCGTGATGAGCGAAGAGGGGCTCTCAGCGCGCGAGGCGACCCGGAAGTCGATGGATCAGATCCAGGGTGCCCTGGTCGGGATCGCCCTGGTGCTGTCGGCCGTCTTTGTGCCGATGGCCTTCTTCGGTGGGACTACCGGGGCGATTTACCGCCAGTTCTCCATCACCATCGTCTCGGCGATGATCTTCTCGGTGCTGGTCGCCCTAATCCTCACTCCGGCACTCTGCGCGACCCTGCTACGTCCAATCGACAAGACGCAGTTACACGGCAAGAAAGGCTTTTTCGGTTGGTTTAACCGCACCTTCGAGCGTAGCGCCCTGCGCTATGAGAACGGTGTCGAGCGCGTGGTACGCAATGCCGGGCGCAGCATGTTGCTCTATCTATTGATCCTCGCTGGCCTGGGCACGTTATACCTGCATCTGCCCACCTCCTTCCTCCCGTTGGAGGATCGCAGGGTGTTTATGACCCAGATCCAGTTACCGGTCGGTTCGACCCAGCAGGAGACACTGAAGGTGGTGGAGAAGGTGGAACACTATCTGCTGGTCGACGAGGGTAAGGATGTGCAATCGGTGTTCTCCATCGTCGGCGCAGGCCCTGGCGGCAACGGCCAGAACGTCGCCCGGATGTTCGTCCGCCTCAAACCCTGGGAGCAACGCCCGAACGATAGCGACAGCGCGGCCGCCATCGTCGAGCGTGCCAGTAAAGCGTTTGCCCAGATCCGTGAGGCCCGCGTCTTTGCCAGCAGCCCGTCGGCGATCTCTGGCCTGGGGAGTACCGCCGGCTTCGACATGGAGTTGGAGGACCACGCCGGTCTCGGCCACGACGCGCTGATGCAGGCACGCGACCAGTTGCTGGCCGCCGCCGCCAAGCAGCCGGCGCTGACCCGCGTACGTCACAACGGCATGGACGATAGCCCACAGCTCCAAGTCAACATCGATCAACGCAAGGCGCAGGCGCTCGGGGTCAATATCGACGACATCAACGACACTTTGAAAACCGCCTGGGGCTCCACCTATGTCAACGATTTCCTTAACCGTGGCCGGGTGAAAAAGGTCTATGTGCAGGGCGAGGCCGCCTACCGCATGTTGCCGAGCGACATCGACAAATGGTATGTCCGCAACGCCCAGGGCGCGATGGTGCCTTTCTCTGCCTTTGCCAGCACCGATTGGCGCTATGGTTCGCCGCGGCTGGAGCGCTATAACGGCGCGGCAGCGGTCGAGATCGTCGGCGAGGCGGCGCCCGGCATCAGTACCGGACACGCGATGGATATCATGGAGCAGTTGGTTAGCGAGTTGCCCAGCGGCTTCGGGTTGGAGTGGACCGGCATGTCCTACCAGGAGCGCCTCTCCGGCGCCCAGGCACCGGCGCTGTATGCCCTCTCCCTGCTGGTGGTATTCCTCTGCCTGGCGGCCCTGTACGAGAGTTGGTCCATCCCCTTCTCGGTCATGCTGGTGGTACCACTTGGCGTGCTGGGCGCGGTCTGCGCCACCTGGCTGCGGGGACTGGAGAATGACGTCTATTTTCAGGTTGGCCTGTTGACCATCATCGGCCTGTCGGCCAAAAACGCCATCCTGATCGTCGAATTCGCCAATGAGCTCAACCGTAACGGCAAGGATCTGCTGGCGGCGACATTGCAGGCCTGCCGCCTACGTCTGCGGCCGATCCTGATGACCTCGCTAGCCTTCATCTTCGGGGTGCTCCCCTTGGCGACCAGCCACGGCGCCGGCTCCGCCAGCCAACATGCCGTCGGTACCGGGGTGCTGGGTGGCATGGTTGCCGCGACCCTGCTCTCGATCTACTTCGTCCCGTTGTTCTTTATCTTGGTTCGTCGCCGCTTCCCCGGAAAACCGAGCCACCACGCCTGA
- a CDS encoding ArsC family reductase: MTTPSSSPAPVIYGIKNCDTVKKARKWLDERQIAYRFHDYRSDGLEAALLHGFIARLGVTALLNTRGTTWRGLDEATRAQAQQAEGALQLMLAHPALIKRPLLQQGERLLLGFKAETYAAFFAEEAL; the protein is encoded by the coding sequence ATGACCACTCCGTCATCTTCCCCTGCGCCGGTGATCTACGGCATTAAGAACTGCGATACGGTAAAAAAGGCCCGCAAGTGGCTGGATGAACGGCAGATCGCCTACCGCTTTCATGACTACCGCAGCGATGGCCTGGAAGCGGCGCTGTTACACGGCTTTATCGCCCGGCTGGGGGTCACGGCGCTGCTGAATACGCGCGGCACCACCTGGCGGGGGCTGGATGAGGCCACCCGCGCCCAGGCGCAGCAAGCGGAGGGGGCGCTACAGCTCATGCTGGCTCACCCGGCGCTGATCAAACGCCCGCTGCTGCAACAGGGCGAACGGCTGTTATTGGGCTTCAAGGCCGAGACATACGCGGCCTTTTTCGCCGAGGAGGCGCTATGA
- the dapE gene encoding succinyl-diaminopimelate desuccinylase — MTLCPVLALAQQLIRCPSLSPDDAGCQEILMARLRALDFHIEAMPHGETRNLWAWRGGEGPVLAFAGHTDVVPPGDERQWRHPPFTPTLEDGLLYGRGAADMKGSLAAMIVAAERFVAAHPTHAGRLAFLITSDEEASARDGTVRVVETLIARGERLDYCLVGEPSSEQRLGDVVKNGRRGSITADLTVHGIQGHVAYPHLADNPVHRAAPMLAELVAIEWDRGNDFFPPTSLQIANLAAGTGSNNVIPGELYVQFNLRFSTESSVESIQQRVTALLERHGLRYTLNWSLSGLPFLTPGGALVEAVVDAVNCYAGQAPRLLTTGGTSDGRFIARMGAQVVELGPLNATIHKVDECVSAADLQRLCRMYQRIMERLLA, encoded by the coding sequence ATGACGCTCTGCCCCGTTCTCGCCTTGGCGCAACAGCTGATCCGTTGCCCTTCGCTGAGTCCCGACGATGCCGGGTGCCAAGAGATCCTGATGGCGCGCCTGCGCGCCCTGGACTTCCATATCGAAGCGATGCCGCACGGTGAGACGCGTAATCTGTGGGCCTGGCGTGGCGGTGAGGGACCGGTGTTGGCCTTCGCCGGCCATACGGACGTCGTGCCGCCCGGCGATGAACGCCAGTGGCGCCATCCCCCCTTCACCCCGACACTCGAAGACGGCCTGCTATATGGTCGCGGCGCCGCCGATATGAAGGGCTCACTGGCGGCGATGATCGTCGCCGCCGAACGTTTCGTCGCCGCCCATCCTACACACGCCGGTCGCCTGGCCTTCCTGATCACCTCCGACGAGGAGGCCAGTGCCCGCGACGGTACCGTGCGCGTGGTCGAAACCCTGATAGCGCGCGGCGAACGCCTCGACTACTGTCTGGTGGGCGAGCCCTCCAGCGAGCAACGCCTCGGCGACGTGGTCAAGAATGGTCGACGCGGCTCCATCACCGCCGATCTGACCGTGCACGGCATTCAGGGACATGTCGCCTATCCGCATCTGGCCGACAATCCGGTACACCGTGCCGCGCCGATGCTGGCCGAACTGGTCGCCATCGAATGGGATCGCGGCAACGATTTCTTCCCCCCCACCAGCCTGCAGATCGCCAACCTCGCCGCCGGTACCGGCAGCAACAACGTGATCCCCGGCGAGTTGTATGTGCAATTCAATCTACGCTTCAGTACCGAGTCGAGCGTCGAGTCGATCCAGCAACGGGTGACGGCGTTGCTCGAGCGCCATGGGTTGCGCTACACCCTCAACTGGTCGCTCTCCGGCCTGCCCTTCCTCACGCCCGGCGGCGCGCTGGTCGAGGCGGTCGTCGATGCCGTCAACTGTTACGCGGGTCAGGCGCCACGCCTGTTAACCACGGGTGGCACCTCCGACGGGCGCTTTATCGCCCGTATGGGGGCGCAGGTGGTCGAACTGGGGCCACTCAACGCCACCATTCACAAAGTCGATGAATGCGTCAGCGCCGCCGATCTCCAGCGCCTCTGCCGTATGTATCAACGCATCATGGAGCGACTCCTCGCATGA
- a CDS encoding M15 family metallopeptidase, whose amino-acid sequence MITPAMLTGQSSDHLVALCGHHRLQRPAAEAFLAMQRRAQADGIDLQPASTFRDFARQQRIWNDKFHGRRPLLDADSRPIQADTLAPDARCQAILRWSALPGASRHHWGSDLDVYDVAALPSEARLQLEPWEYQAGGYFLPLTRWLDAHMAEFDFYRPFTGNAPAGVAAEPWHLSYRPLAQQAETQLTPTLLLAAWQDHEIAGRDWLTANMATIFARYIHTQEGKQ is encoded by the coding sequence ATGATCACCCCCGCGATGTTAACCGGCCAAAGCAGCGACCATCTGGTGGCGCTGTGCGGCCATCACCGCCTGCAACGGCCAGCTGCCGAGGCATTTCTCGCCATGCAACGGCGGGCGCAAGCGGATGGCATTGATCTCCAGCCCGCCAGCACCTTCCGCGACTTCGCCCGCCAACAGCGCATCTGGAACGACAAGTTCCATGGCCGCCGTCCGCTGCTGGACGCCGACAGCCGCCCGATCCAGGCCGACACGCTCGCGCCCGACGCGCGCTGCCAGGCTATCTTGCGTTGGTCGGCGCTACCCGGTGCCAGCCGCCACCATTGGGGCAGCGATCTCGATGTCTATGATGTCGCGGCGCTGCCTTCGGAAGCACGACTCCAACTGGAGCCGTGGGAGTACCAAGCCGGTGGCTATTTCCTTCCGCTGACGCGCTGGTTGGACGCGCACATGGCCGAGTTCGACTTCTACCGCCCATTCACAGGCAACGCGCCTGCCGGCGTCGCCGCCGAGCCCTGGCACCTGAGCTATCGGCCGTTGGCGCAGCAGGCCGAAACGCAACTCACGCCGACGTTATTGCTGGCGGCCTGGCAGGATCACGAGATCGCCGGGCGCGACTGGCTCACGGCGAATATGGCGACGATCTTCGCACGTTACATTCATACCCAGGAGGGGAAACAATGA
- a CDS encoding YpfN family protein: protein MSWLADYWWLILLVLIGMIWNGIKALMRLDPKRYLDHRPPLPPHRDNNAQWDADDDWPKADKGRKPRP from the coding sequence ATGAGTTGGCTGGCAGACTATTGGTGGCTGATCTTGCTGGTCTTGATCGGGATGATCTGGAACGGGATCAAGGCGCTGATGCGCCTCGATCCCAAGCGCTATTTAGACCATCGTCCCCCCTTGCCGCCTCACCGCGACAATAACGCCCAGTGGGATGCGGATGACGACTGGCCAAAGGCGGATAAAGGGCGCAAGCCACGCCCGTAA
- a CDS encoding tRNA(Met) cytidine acetyltransferase TmcA — protein sequence MPLSASLPAMRRAGIRRLLVISGDADWCRSQALRAIASLAEVSWCGSPAPAGCQALSFSQIRTLLGRELGHALLDWHSGCHAEALAALAGTLRAGSWLILLTPPWSAWPQHADPDSLRWSEGEQPSATPHFVYHLQRTLSEASGVTLWRQGEACPPPAPLACADWQPPDGAPTAQQEAILTALAHPAAVNVVLGPRGRGKSTLSGMLATRLAGRCLLTAPARVSAARVQQALAALPFVAPDALLLRIEAGESLPDWLLIDEAAAIPAPLLQRLIAAFPRVLMTTTVQGYEGTGRGFLLKFCSALPDCRIHHLDQPLRWAASDPLEAWLNAALLFSEVDDQAVAPVTALRWLNQAQWQTAAPRMRDFYMLLTSAHYRTSPLDLRRLMDAPGQHLCAALGAERVQGALWLVEEGGLSADLAQAVWAGERRPRGSLVAQSLAAHGGEVIAPQLRSWRVSRIAVRAGMRRRGVATALMSEAVSQARGQAMDFLSVSFGYTASLWAFWQRCGFTLVRVGTQREASSGCYSAMALYPLTPAGRALAERLALRLARDAHWLMAQTGLSLPLTPLAAMAPDEADRRELIGFAHHARPYESVCPALLRFLAASPASALPPLLLQLRQQQGDLARLSPPSGVCGRRGLIAALRRAVAEALAAQASS from the coding sequence ATGCCTCTTTCCGCCTCGCTTCCTGCCATGCGTCGTGCCGGTATCCGCCGCCTGTTGGTGATCAGCGGTGACGCCGACTGGTGCCGTAGCCAAGCCTTGCGCGCCATCGCCTCGCTCGCTGAGGTGAGTTGGTGCGGCAGCCCGGCTCCCGCGGGTTGCCAAGCCTTGTCGTTTAGTCAGATACGAACCCTGCTAGGACGCGAGTTGGGTCACGCGTTGTTGGATTGGCATAGCGGTTGCCACGCGGAGGCGTTGGCGGCGCTCGCCGGAACCTTACGCGCGGGGAGCTGGCTGATCCTATTGACGCCGCCCTGGTCGGCGTGGCCGCAGCATGCCGACCCGGACAGCCTGCGCTGGAGTGAGGGCGAGCAGCCTAGCGCGACGCCACATTTCGTTTACCATCTCCAGCGTACCCTGAGCGAGGCCTCCGGGGTGACGCTGTGGCGCCAGGGGGAGGCGTGCCCGCCCCCGGCACCGCTGGCCTGTGCGGATTGGCAGCCACCGGATGGTGCGCCGACGGCACAGCAAGAGGCGATCCTCACCGCCTTGGCGCATCCGGCGGCGGTGAATGTGGTGCTGGGGCCGCGTGGTCGGGGTAAATCCACCCTGAGCGGCATGTTGGCGACGCGCCTCGCGGGGCGCTGCCTATTGACGGCACCGGCGCGGGTCTCGGCGGCGCGGGTGCAGCAGGCGCTGGCGGCGTTGCCCTTCGTCGCACCGGATGCGCTGCTGCTGCGCATCGAGGCGGGGGAGTCGCTGCCTGACTGGTTGTTGATCGACGAGGCGGCGGCGATCCCGGCGCCCCTGTTACAGCGGCTGATCGCCGCCTTTCCCCGGGTGTTGATGACCACCACCGTGCAGGGGTACGAGGGGACGGGACGCGGCTTCCTGCTCAAATTTTGCTCGGCATTACCCGACTGTCGCATCCATCATCTGGATCAGCCGTTGCGCTGGGCTGCCAGCGACCCGCTGGAGGCGTGGCTGAATGCGGCGTTGCTGTTTAGCGAGGTCGACGATCAGGCCGTGGCGCCGGTGACGGCGTTGCGTTGGCTGAACCAGGCGCAATGGCAGACGGCCGCGCCACGCATGCGTGACTTCTACATGTTGCTAACCAGTGCGCACTATCGCACTTCGCCGCTCGACCTCCGTCGCCTGATGGATGCGCCCGGCCAGCATCTGTGCGCGGCGTTGGGCGCGGAGCGGGTGCAGGGGGCGCTGTGGTTGGTGGAGGAGGGGGGGCTGAGCGCCGATTTGGCACAGGCGGTGTGGGCCGGTGAACGGCGCCCGCGTGGTAGCCTGGTCGCGCAGTCGTTGGCCGCGCATGGCGGTGAGGTTATCGCGCCGCAATTACGCTCCTGGCGTGTTAGCCGCATCGCGGTGCGGGCGGGAATGCGTCGGCGCGGTGTGGCGACGGCGCTGATGAGTGAGGCGGTGTCGCAGGCGCGTGGGCAGGCGATGGATTTTCTCTCCGTGAGCTTCGGTTATACCGCCTCCTTATGGGCCTTCTGGCAGCGTTGCGGTTTTACGCTGGTGCGTGTTGGGACGCAACGCGAGGCCAGTAGCGGATGTTATAGCGCCATGGCGCTCTACCCCTTGACCCCGGCGGGGCGGGCCTTGGCTGAGCGTCTGGCCCTACGCCTGGCACGTGATGCTCACTGGTTGATGGCGCAGACCGGGTTGTCGTTGCCGCTGACGCCCTTGGCGGCCATGGCGCCCGATGAGGCCGACCGGCGTGAGCTAATCGGGTTCGCGCACCATGCGCGCCCCTATGAGAGCGTCTGTCCTGCCCTGTTGCGCTTCCTGGCGGCGAGCCCTGCGTCGGCCCTGCCGCCGTTGTTGCTACAGCTGCGCCAACAGCAGGGCGATCTGGCGCGTCTATCCCCACCATCTGGCGTCTGTGGGCGGCGTGGCCTGATCGCCGCTCTGCGTCGCGCCGTGGCCGAGGCCTTGGCGGCGCAGGCGTCATCTTGA
- the purC gene encoding phosphoribosylaminoimidazolesuccinocarboxamide synthase produces MQKLAELYRGKAKTVYATDNPDLLILSFRNDTSALDGQRIEQFDRKGMVNNKFNHFIMTKLEEAGIPTQMERLLSDTEVLVKKLEMVPVECVIRNRAAGSLVKRLGIEEGKVLNPPLFDLFLKNDAMHDPMVNESYCRTFGWVSDAHLAQMKALSYRANEVLSQLFDDAGLILVDFKLEFGLFKGEVVLGDEFSPDGSRLWDKVTLEKMDKDRFRQNLGGLIEAYEEVAHRLGVVLD; encoded by the coding sequence ATGCAAAAGCTCGCTGAGTTGTATCGTGGCAAAGCCAAGACGGTCTATGCCACGGATAATCCGGATCTGCTGATTCTGTCGTTCCGTAACGATACGTCAGCTCTGGATGGCCAGCGCATTGAGCAGTTTGATCGCAAGGGGATGGTGAACAACAAGTTTAATCACTTCATCATGACCAAGCTGGAGGAGGCCGGGATCCCAACGCAGATGGAGCGTCTGTTGTCCGACACCGAGGTGTTGGTGAAGAAGCTGGAGATGGTGCCGGTGGAGTGCGTGATCCGTAACCGCGCCGCGGGCTCGCTGGTGAAGCGCCTGGGCATCGAAGAGGGGAAAGTGCTGAACCCGCCGTTGTTCGATCTGTTCCTGAAGAACGATGCGATGCATGATCCGATGGTGAATGAATCCTACTGCCGTACCTTCGGTTGGGTCAGCGACGCGCATCTGGCTCAGATGAAGGCGCTAAGCTATCGGGCCAACGAGGTGCTTAGTCAACTGTTTGATGACGCCGGGCTGATCCTGGTCGACTTTAAACTGGAGTTTGGCCTATTCAAGGGGGAAGTGGTGCTGGGCGACGAGTTCTCCCCGGATGGTAGCCGACTGTGGGATAAGGTGACGCTGGAGAAGATGGATAAGGATCGCTTCCGCCAGAATCTGGGCGGGTTGATCGAGGCCTACGAAGAGGTCGCGCATCGCTTGGGTGTAGTGCTCGACTGA
- the bamC gene encoding outer membrane protein assembly factor BamC: MAYSVQKSTIATLVGVSLAMMLSACSSDQRYKRQVSGDEAYLETPALQELKAPAGMILPLQNSTYDIRFGNDKGAIGKALDIRPPAQALALLNGSRAQYSNGAAIMLVENTAGTHGLWGQVVRAVQADNFPIANRQDASQSLTTDWIAFNRADEDQQYRGRYQISVQPQGYQTAIVVKSLALEQSGSPVTANGEIQRYAVNVLNDVVSNLDKIQGELADARANRTIGQIDVQSGADDTGLPLLIVRAPYAQVWERAPAVLTRLGMTISDSSRPQGTIAVKYKEPSSSTWESLGVSAPDLANGDYKIQVGDLDNRTSLQFLDSKGQPLTQARNDALVKVFQAAFARP; this comes from the coding sequence ATGGCTTACTCAGTACAAAAGTCGACGATTGCCACCCTCGTTGGCGTCTCTTTGGCGATGATGCTCTCCGCCTGCTCCAGCGACCAGCGCTACAAGCGTCAGGTTAGCGGGGACGAAGCGTACCTGGAAACGCCGGCGCTGCAGGAGCTAAAGGCACCGGCGGGGATGATCCTGCCGCTGCAGAATAGCACCTACGATATTCGTTTTGGCAATGATAAAGGGGCTATTGGCAAGGCGCTGGATATCCGTCCTCCGGCTCAGGCGTTGGCACTGCTGAATGGCTCACGCGCCCAGTATAGTAACGGCGCCGCCATCATGCTGGTGGAGAACACCGCGGGCACCCATGGGTTGTGGGGGCAGGTGGTGCGTGCGGTACAGGCGGATAACTTCCCGATCGCCAACCGCCAGGACGCCAGCCAGTCGTTGACGACGGACTGGATCGCCTTTAATCGTGCCGATGAAGATCAGCAGTATCGCGGGCGTTATCAGATCTCTGTGCAGCCGCAGGGGTATCAGACGGCGATCGTGGTCAAGTCTCTAGCCCTGGAGCAGAGTGGTTCGCCGGTGACGGCGAACGGTGAGATCCAGCGCTATGCGGTTAATGTATTGAACGATGTGGTTAGCAATCTGGATAAGATCCAGGGTGAGCTGGCAGATGCCCGCGCGAATCGCACCATCGGTCAGATCGATGTGCAGAGCGGGGCGGATGATACCGGCCTGCCGTTGCTGATCGTGCGTGCGCCTTATGCGCAGGTCTGGGAGCGCGCGCCGGCGGTATTGACGCGTCTGGGGATGACGATCAGCGACAGCAGCCGTCCGCAGGGCACCATCGCGGTGAAATACAAGGAGCCGAGTAGCAGCACTTGGGAGAGCCTGGGTGTGAGCGCCCCGGATCTGGCTAATGGCGACTACAAGATCCAAGTCGGCGATCTGGATAACCGCACCAGCCTGCAGTTCCTCGATAGCAAGGGACAACCGTTGACGCAGGCGCGTAACGACGCGTTGGTCAAGGTATTCCAGGCGGCGTTCGCCCGTCCATAA
- the dapA gene encoding 4-hydroxy-tetrahydrodipicolinate synthase, with amino-acid sequence MFTGSIVALVTPMDDKGHVDRASLKKLVDYHVASGTSAIVAVGTTGESATLNHDEHVNVVLQTLELADGRIPVIAGAGANATSEAIALTERFNDSGVVGCLSVTPYYNKPTQEGLFQHFRAIAACTDLPQILYNVPSRTGCDMLPATVARLAQIENIVGIKEATGNLSRVGQIQELVNDQDFILLSGDDASALDFMRLGGQGVISVTANVAARQMAEMCRLTLAGEIAAARKLNQCLMPLHHDLFIEANPIPVKWATKVLGLIATDTLRLPLTPLSDAARPVVERALRHAGVL; translated from the coding sequence ATGTTCACGGGAAGTATTGTCGCGCTGGTCACGCCGATGGATGACAAGGGTCATGTCGACCGCGCAAGCCTGAAAAAGTTGGTGGATTACCATGTCGCCAGCGGTACGTCGGCGATCGTTGCCGTGGGCACCACCGGTGAGTCGGCGACGTTGAATCATGACGAGCATGTTAACGTCGTCTTACAGACGCTCGAGCTGGCCGATGGACGCATCCCGGTGATCGCCGGTGCGGGTGCCAACGCCACCAGCGAGGCCATTGCGCTGACGGAGCGCTTTAATGATAGCGGTGTGGTGGGCTGCCTGTCGGTGACGCCTTACTATAATAAACCGACTCAGGAGGGGCTGTTCCAGCACTTCCGCGCCATCGCCGCCTGTACCGATCTGCCGCAAATCCTGTATAACGTGCCGTCACGTACCGGTTGCGATATGCTGCCGGCCACCGTGGCGCGTCTGGCGCAGATTGAAAATATCGTCGGAATTAAAGAGGCCACCGGGAACTTAAGCCGTGTCGGGCAGATCCAAGAACTGGTCAACGATCAGGATTTCATCCTGCTAAGCGGCGATGATGCCTCGGCATTGGATTTTATGCGCCTGGGCGGGCAGGGGGTTATCTCGGTTACCGCGAACGTCGCGGCACGCCAGATGGCAGAGATGTGCCGCCTGACGCTGGCCGGTGAGATCGCCGCCGCCCGTAAACTGAATCAGTGTCTGATGCCGCTGCATCACGACCTATTTATAGAAGCAAACCCGATACCCGTAAAATGGGCAACCAAGGTATTGGGCTTGATAGCGACCGACACCCTGCGTCTGCCGCTGACACCATTGAGCGACGCTGCGCGCCCGGTGGTAGAACGCGCACTGCGCCATGCCGGTGTGCTGTAA